In Xylanibacter ruminicola 23, a single genomic region encodes these proteins:
- a CDS encoding transglycosylase SLT domain-containing protein, translated as MSCFEKKHEPIVAPWGVIDDTVSVSDEFDLHDIQTSGELIMATVSGPHTYYEYHGKSLGTQFLICQRFADSLGVRLRVEVCRDSMELVKRFADGEVDIVAWPTPGHISADTAKNDLAKELQGWYRPELIAAVQKEENDLLTVRKVHRRIFSPMLDAKGGIISHYDGYFMTYARDIRWDWRLLAAQCYQESTFDPRAVSFVGAKGLMQIMPGTADHLGVPRSQLYEPETNIRAAVKYIGQLQNTFSDVRDQYERTNFVLASYNGGAHHIRDAMNLAKRDGRNPHRWSEVAPYVLKLSQPRYYNDPIVKYGYMRGSETVDYVQRIRQRHAGYQGVKSPHMGFHGVGKPRKAEQRKTKYDIKN; from the coding sequence GTGTCGTGTTTCGAAAAGAAGCACGAACCCATTGTGGCACCCTGGGGCGTGATAGATGATACCGTTTCGGTATCCGACGAGTTTGATCTGCATGATATCCAGACGAGTGGCGAGCTGATTATGGCCACGGTGAGCGGTCCGCATACCTACTACGAGTATCATGGTAAGAGTCTGGGCACGCAGTTCCTGATTTGTCAGCGTTTTGCCGATTCGCTGGGTGTGCGCCTGCGTGTAGAGGTGTGCCGCGACAGTATGGAGTTAGTAAAACGTTTTGCCGATGGCGAGGTGGACATTGTGGCCTGGCCTACACCGGGACATATCAGTGCCGATACGGCTAAGAACGACCTGGCTAAGGAGCTGCAGGGCTGGTATCGGCCGGAGCTGATAGCGGCTGTGCAGAAGGAGGAGAACGACCTGCTGACGGTGCGTAAGGTGCATCGCCGCATTTTCTCGCCCATGCTGGATGCCAAGGGCGGCATTATCTCGCATTACGACGGTTATTTTATGACGTATGCCCGCGACATACGCTGGGACTGGCGACTGCTGGCTGCCCAGTGTTATCAGGAGTCGACTTTCGACCCGCGTGCCGTATCTTTTGTGGGTGCTAAGGGACTGATGCAGATTATGCCTGGCACAGCCGACCATCTGGGTGTGCCACGCAGTCAGTTGTACGAGCCTGAGACGAACATACGTGCGGCGGTGAAATATATCGGACAGCTGCAGAACACGTTCTCGGATGTGCGCGATCAGTATGAGCGAACCAATTTTGTGCTGGCCAGTTATAATGGTGGTGCGCACCATATTCGTGATGCGATGAACCTGGCTAAGCGCGACGGCAGGAACCCACACCGCTGGAGCGAGGTGGCGCCTTATGTGCTGAAGCTGAGTCAGCCCCGCTATTATAACGACCCCATCGTAAAATATGGTTATATGCGTGGTTCGGAGACGGTGGATTACGTGCAGCGAATCCGTCAGCGCCATGCGGGCTATCAGGGTGTGAAATCGCCTCACATGGGATTCCACGGAGTAGGCAAGCCCCGCAAAGCCGAACAACGAAAAACAAAATATGATATTAAAAATTAG
- the rpiB gene encoding ribose 5-phosphate isomerase B, whose translation MEVKTVGVACDHAGFALKQFVLQYLEEKGYPVKDYGTWSDASVDYPDFGHALAEGIESGEVYPGIAICGSGEGISITLNKHQQVRAGLCWIPEIAHLIRQHNDANVLVMPGRFIDNNMARKIMDEFFTATFEGGRHQKRVDKIPVQK comes from the coding sequence ATGGAAGTAAAGACAGTTGGAGTTGCTTGCGATCACGCAGGCTTCGCTTTAAAGCAGTTTGTGCTCCAGTACCTGGAGGAGAAGGGTTACCCCGTTAAGGACTATGGTACATGGAGCGATGCCAGTGTAGACTATCCCGATTTTGGACACGCACTGGCCGAGGGTATCGAGAGTGGCGAGGTTTATCCCGGTATTGCCATCTGTGGCAGTGGCGAGGGTATCTCAATCACCCTGAACAAGCACCAGCAGGTGCGCGCCGGATTGTGCTGGATTCCCGAGATTGCACATCTCATCCGTCAGCACAACGATGCCAACGTACTGGTAATGCCAGGCCGTTTCATCGACAATAACATGGCTCGCAAGATTATGGACGAGTTCTTCACCGCAACCTTCGAAGGTGGCCGCCACCAGAAGCGCGTAGATAAGATCCCCGTACAGAAATAA
- a CDS encoding transketolase family protein: MNDNKVMNMAADNIRILAASMVEKAKSGHPGGAMGGADFINTLYSEFLVYDPENPAWEGRDRFFLDPGHMAPMLYSQLALIGKYTLEDLKNLRQWGSVTPGHPEREIERGIENTSGPLGQGHCFAVGAAIAAKFLKARLGNVMNQTIYAYISDGGVQEEISQGAGRIAGNLGLDNLIMFYDANDIQLSTKTEVVTCEDTAKKYEAWGWFVQKINGNDVDQIREAIKKAQAEKDRPSLIIGHCVMGKGARKADNSSYESNCATHGAPLGGDAYINTMKNLGADPENPFQIFPEVQEMYAKRAEELKKIVAERYAEKAEWAKGHPEQAKQLEEWFSGKAPVIDWSKVEQKAGAATRGASATVLSALAEQVPNMICASADLSNSDKTDGFLKKTHDLVRGDFSGAFFEAGVAELTMACCCIGMALHGGVIPACGTFFVFSDYMKPAVRMAALMELPVKFIWTHDAFRVGEDGPTHEPVEQEAQIRLMEKLKNHHGKNSVLVVRPADAEETTVCWRMAMENVDTPTALIFSRQNIDMLPEGNDYSQATKGAYVVAGSDEKFDVILLASGSEVSTLEAGAKLLREDGVKVRVVSVPSEGLFRSQSKEYQQSVLPAGVKKFGLTAGLPVNLEGLVGADGTVWGLESFGFSAPYKVLDEKLGFTGENVYKQVKKLLA; the protein is encoded by the coding sequence ATGAACGACAACAAAGTTATGAACATGGCAGCGGATAATATCCGTATCCTTGCTGCTTCGATGGTTGAGAAGGCTAAGTCGGGTCACCCCGGCGGTGCTATGGGCGGTGCTGATTTCATCAACACCCTTTACAGTGAGTTCCTGGTTTACGATCCCGAGAATCCCGCATGGGAGGGTCGCGACCGTTTCTTCCTCGATCCAGGTCACATGGCTCCAATGCTGTACAGCCAGCTCGCCTTGATCGGCAAGTACACTCTCGAGGATCTGAAGAACCTGCGCCAGTGGGGTTCAGTAACTCCAGGTCACCCCGAGCGCGAGATTGAGCGCGGCATCGAGAATACCTCTGGTCCTCTCGGTCAGGGTCACTGTTTCGCAGTAGGTGCTGCCATCGCCGCTAAGTTCCTGAAGGCTCGTCTGGGCAACGTCATGAACCAGACTATCTACGCCTACATCTCTGACGGTGGTGTACAGGAGGAGATTTCACAGGGTGCTGGTCGTATCGCTGGTAACCTGGGACTCGACAACCTCATCATGTTCTACGACGCTAACGATATTCAGCTCTCTACCAAGACCGAGGTGGTTACCTGCGAGGATACCGCCAAGAAGTACGAGGCATGGGGCTGGTTTGTACAGAAGATTAACGGTAACGATGTTGACCAGATTCGCGAGGCCATCAAGAAGGCTCAGGCCGAGAAGGACCGCCCATCACTCATCATCGGTCACTGTGTAATGGGTAAGGGTGCCCGTAAGGCCGACAACAGCTCATACGAGAGCAACTGCGCTACTCACGGTGCTCCTCTCGGTGGCGATGCTTACATCAACACCATGAAGAACCTGGGTGCCGATCCCGAGAACCCATTCCAGATCTTCCCCGAGGTTCAGGAGATGTACGCAAAGCGTGCCGAGGAGCTGAAGAAGATTGTAGCTGAGCGCTATGCCGAGAAGGCTGAGTGGGCTAAGGGTCACCCCGAGCAGGCCAAGCAGCTCGAGGAGTGGTTCAGCGGCAAGGCTCCTGTTATCGACTGGAGCAAGGTTGAGCAGAAGGCAGGTGCTGCTACACGTGGTGCCAGCGCTACTGTACTGTCAGCTCTCGCTGAGCAGGTTCCCAACATGATTTGTGCATCAGCCGACCTGAGCAACTCAGATAAGACCGACGGTTTCTTGAAGAAGACTCACGACCTGGTTCGTGGCGACTTCAGCGGTGCCTTCTTCGAGGCTGGTGTAGCCGAGCTCACCATGGCTTGCTGCTGCATTGGTATGGCTCTGCACGGTGGTGTTATCCCCGCTTGCGGTACCTTCTTTGTATTCTCTGATTACATGAAGCCCGCCGTACGTATGGCTGCCCTGATGGAGCTGCCTGTTAAGTTCATCTGGACTCACGATGCCTTCCGTGTAGGTGAGGATGGTCCTACCCACGAGCCTGTAGAGCAGGAGGCACAGATCCGTCTGATGGAGAAGCTGAAGAACCACCACGGTAAGAACTCTGTATTGGTAGTTCGTCCTGCCGATGCCGAGGAGACCACCGTTTGCTGGCGCATGGCTATGGAGAATGTTGATACTCCTACAGCTCTTATCTTCTCTCGTCAGAATATCGACATGCTGCCTGAGGGCAACGACTACAGCCAGGCCACTAAGGGTGCTTACGTTGTAGCTGGTAGCGATGAGAAGTTCGATGTAATCCTGTTGGCTTCAGGTTCCGAGGTTTCTACCCTCGAGGCTGGTGCTAAGCTGCTCCGCGAGGATGGCGTTAAGGTTCGCGTGGTTAGCGTTCCTTCTGAGGGATTGTTCCGCAGCCAGAGCAAGGAGTATCAGCAGAGCGTACTGCCCGCAGGTGTTAAGAAGTTCGGTCTCACCGCTGGTCTGCCCGTTAACCTCGAGGGTCTGGTAGGTGCCGACGGTACCGTATGGGGTCTGGAGAGCTTCGGTTTCTCAGCTCCTTACAAGGTGCTCGACGAGAAGCTCGGCTTCACCGGCGAGAATGTTTACAAGCAGGTTAAGAAATTGCTTGCTTAA
- a CDS encoding glycoside hydrolase family 2 protein, whose translation MKLKTILAAGMLAVVAAACTEHKTLDMNWEVETPDGWIPAQVPGTLMGTLTANGIEPEALTADDYARINKTQFDKSWKYRTTFDLQPLNEGEHAVLNFDGISYRANVWLNGKQIANSKEMYGAFRQFEYDVTNEIAQQNKLEVEVFRAQPGEPNIGFADWNPRPADENMGIYREVRVKTCGNVALSHSAVRSRVNTETLNEAWLTIATELRNLSDKPVEGTVQGTADGQKFNYRVSLAPGEKKRFVSPTEIHINKPKLWWCHNMGKPELCDLHIEFAEDHKISDFEDVRFGIREIKSYLTDEGYRAFSLNGQPVLLRGAGWTDDIYLRDTPESNRQQLEYVRDMNMNTVRLEGFWGTSQNLYDLCDELGLFILVGWSCHWEWEDYIGSPCDELYGGILSPENIDLIARSFEDQVMWLRYHPSIIGWFVGSDMLPKPELEKKYQQFLSTEDDRQYLISAKDQTSEISGPSGTKMAGPYEYVGPSYWYLPDAPGGAFGFNTETGIGAQLPVKESLQKMLGPNLFPIDQRWNILCTASGSDMNSLKQLNEVIRNRFSEAKDIDEYLRRADMLNYESTKAMFESFRVRLPHTTGIIQWMLNSSRPGIYWQLYDYYKQPNAAYYGVKKANAPVQLIYDYYTKAVYAVNETLHPAKATARMQLLRGDKSTDDSQEIEIAPGMVTKVFDIDMAQAPAAFLLLKLGDDITNEYFIVSEKDTYDWDKTTWVHTPITKYASYAMLDSLCTTDVKLTTTPTNDGYQVQISNPTDKVAFMIRLTAKNQGELICPAYWSDNYLTLAPGETRTVTCRMPSLTDKTKVEIGVFKQ comes from the coding sequence ATGAAACTTAAAACTATTTTGGCGGCGGGGATGCTGGCGGTTGTGGCTGCTGCATGTACCGAGCATAAGACATTGGATATGAACTGGGAGGTAGAAACACCCGATGGTTGGATACCAGCCCAAGTGCCTGGCACCCTGATGGGTACGCTCACTGCCAACGGCATAGAACCCGAGGCACTTACTGCCGACGACTATGCCAGGATTAACAAAACACAGTTTGATAAAAGCTGGAAGTACCGCACCACTTTCGATCTGCAACCACTCAACGAGGGCGAACATGCGGTGCTGAACTTCGATGGTATCAGCTACCGCGCCAACGTATGGCTTAACGGCAAGCAGATAGCCAACAGCAAGGAGATGTACGGCGCGTTCCGACAGTTTGAGTATGATGTAACCAACGAGATTGCCCAACAGAACAAGCTGGAGGTTGAGGTGTTTCGTGCACAGCCCGGCGAACCCAACATCGGTTTTGCCGACTGGAATCCGCGCCCTGCCGACGAGAACATGGGTATCTACCGCGAGGTGCGTGTAAAAACCTGCGGCAATGTGGCCCTGTCGCACTCAGCCGTACGTTCGCGTGTAAACACCGAAACGCTGAACGAGGCCTGGCTCACCATCGCCACCGAACTGCGCAACCTGTCGGACAAGCCCGTCGAAGGCACCGTGCAGGGTACTGCCGACGGACAGAAGTTCAACTACCGCGTAAGTCTGGCTCCTGGCGAGAAGAAACGCTTTGTAAGTCCTACCGAAATACATATCAACAAGCCCAAATTGTGGTGGTGCCACAATATGGGCAAGCCCGAACTGTGTGATTTGCACATTGAGTTTGCCGAGGACCACAAAATTTCGGATTTCGAAGATGTGCGATTTGGTATTCGCGAGATAAAAAGCTACCTCACCGACGAGGGTTATCGCGCCTTTTCGCTGAATGGACAGCCCGTGCTGCTGCGTGGTGCCGGTTGGACCGATGATATCTACCTGCGCGACACACCCGAGAGTAATCGCCAGCAACTGGAGTATGTGCGCGACATGAATATGAATACCGTGCGCCTGGAGGGTTTCTGGGGTACCTCGCAGAACCTGTACGACCTGTGCGACGAGCTGGGACTCTTTATCCTGGTGGGCTGGAGCTGCCACTGGGAGTGGGAGGACTATATCGGCTCGCCCTGCGACGAGCTGTACGGCGGCATACTGAGCCCAGAGAATATCGACCTGATAGCCCGTTCGTTCGAGGATCAGGTGATGTGGCTGCGCTATCACCCATCCATCATCGGCTGGTTTGTAGGTAGCGACATGCTGCCCAAGCCCGAACTGGAGAAAAAATATCAGCAGTTCCTGAGCACCGAGGACGATCGCCAGTACCTGATTTCGGCCAAGGACCAGACGAGCGAGATATCTGGTCCTTCAGGCACCAAGATGGCCGGTCCGTACGAGTATGTGGGTCCCAGCTACTGGTATCTGCCAGATGCTCCTGGAGGCGCATTCGGATTCAATACTGAGACGGGTATCGGCGCCCAACTGCCTGTGAAAGAGTCGCTGCAGAAGATGTTAGGCCCCAACCTCTTCCCCATCGACCAGCGCTGGAATATTCTGTGTACTGCATCGGGCAGCGACATGAACTCGCTGAAACAGCTGAACGAGGTGATTCGCAACCGCTTTAGCGAGGCCAAGGATATCGACGAGTACCTGCGCCGTGCCGACATGCTGAACTACGAGAGCACCAAGGCAATGTTCGAGAGTTTCCGAGTAAGATTGCCCCACACCACAGGCATCATCCAGTGGATGCTGAACAGCTCACGCCCAGGCATTTACTGGCAGTTGTACGACTACTACAAACAGCCCAATGCCGCCTACTACGGTGTAAAGAAAGCCAACGCCCCTGTGCAGCTGATTTACGACTACTACACCAAGGCCGTGTATGCCGTTAACGAGACGCTGCACCCCGCCAAGGCCACAGCCCGCATGCAACTGCTGAGAGGCGACAAGAGCACCGACGACAGCCAGGAGATTGAGATAGCCCCCGGCATGGTAACCAAGGTGTTTGATATCGATATGGCCCAGGCCCCTGCCGCCTTCCTGCTGCTGAAGCTGGGCGACGACATCACCAACGAATATTTTATTGTAAGCGAGAAGGATACGTACGATTGGGACAAGACCACCTGGGTACACACCCCTATCACCAAGTACGCCTCGTATGCCATGCTCGACAGCCTGTGTACCACCGACGTGAAGCTGACTACCACTCCCACCAACGATGGCTACCAGGTACAAATAAGCAATCCTACCGACAAGGTGGCATTTATGATTCGCTTAACAGCCAAGAACCAGGGCGAGCTGATTTGCCCCGCCTACTGGAGCGACAACTACCTGACGCTGGCCCCAGGCGAAACGCGTACCGTTACCTGCCGAATGCCATCCTTGACTGACAAAACTAAGGTTGAGATAGGAGTTTTCAAGCAATAA
- a CDS encoding ROK family protein produces MKIAIDLGGTNMRVGLTDGATVVDTVIEPCPAQEPEEVVLAQLKRQISQLMRPEVTGIGVGVPSVVDCQQGIVYNVANIPSWQEVHLKEILENDFSVPVAVNNDANCFALGAWRYGEGKGTQNMVGLTIGTGIGAGIIIDGKLYNGVNTGAGEIGSLPYLDADYEFYCSSRFFSKLHGDTGANFAKLALAGDKEALAVWQEFGTHVGNLMKAVLFTYAPEAIIIGGGIANAFALYEAPMRQQLSTFPYPENVAATRIQPSTLPNAAMLGAAALH; encoded by the coding sequence ATGAAAATAGCGATTGATTTAGGCGGTACCAACATGCGTGTTGGACTGACCGATGGCGCCACGGTGGTTGATACCGTGATAGAGCCCTGCCCCGCACAGGAGCCCGAGGAGGTGGTGCTTGCCCAACTGAAGCGACAGATTTCCCAGCTGATGCGCCCCGAGGTAACGGGCATTGGTGTGGGTGTGCCTTCGGTGGTAGATTGCCAGCAGGGCATCGTATATAATGTGGCCAATATCCCCTCGTGGCAGGAGGTACACCTGAAGGAGATTCTCGAAAACGACTTTAGTGTGCCCGTAGCCGTTAACAACGATGCCAACTGCTTTGCCTTGGGTGCCTGGCGCTATGGCGAGGGCAAGGGCACGCAGAATATGGTGGGCCTGACGATAGGTACCGGCATTGGCGCAGGTATCATCATCGATGGCAAACTGTATAACGGCGTGAACACGGGGGCTGGCGAGATAGGTTCGCTGCCCTATCTGGATGCCGACTACGAGTTTTACTGCAGTAGCCGATTCTTCAGTAAGCTGCATGGCGACACAGGTGCTAACTTTGCCAAGTTGGCTTTGGCTGGCGACAAGGAGGCGCTGGCTGTGTGGCAGGAGTTTGGCACGCATGTGGGCAACCTGATGAAGGCGGTGCTGTTTACCTATGCCCCCGAAGCCATCATCATCGGTGGCGGCATAGCCAACGCATTCGCACTTTACGAAGCGCCCATGCGCCAGCAGCTCAGCACCTTCCCCTACCCCGAGAACGTAGCTGCCACCCGCATCCAGCCATCAACCTTACCAAACGCTGCCATGCTGGGAGCCGCAGCTTTACATTAA
- a CDS encoding histidine-type phosphatase yields MNHLKQTFICAFTATMLCAPMQAQTSKAELLANMELATGNYCNYPLPKGTVTPAPAGYEPFYVSHYGRHGARYMTDDNAYKYVIGKMDTAQARGWLTPKGVEVLQRIKLAAADAWHRDGDLTKLGARQHQGIAHRLATNYPQLLMQPVEVKANSSTVRRCMLSMANFCQELKSMNPKLSITMDASEHDMYYLIPNDSIFIPKKGIDGHLYDKLDKFRHEKLNGRYQMQMLFKDSKQLEGFVDGYKLADGLWNIASNMHCLPELNLSFNDLFTTDELIDGFYVYNASWCLWEGLMPGSRPNYYAIYPLLKNFLDEADLMIASGKKQVRLRFGHDSVLLPFSYILGMKEALGGTQDMENLHNTFALFRLIPMAGNVQLIFFRKQGSDDILVKFLMNENETSIPIQTDCYPFYHWKDVSAYYRNILKQANVTYKDENSD; encoded by the coding sequence ATGAATCATTTAAAACAAACCTTTATCTGTGCTTTTACAGCTACGATGCTCTGTGCGCCCATGCAGGCCCAGACATCAAAGGCCGAACTGTTGGCTAACATGGAGTTGGCTACCGGCAACTATTGTAATTACCCTCTGCCCAAGGGAACAGTAACACCCGCACCTGCAGGTTACGAACCATTCTACGTGAGTCATTACGGCCGTCACGGTGCCCGTTATATGACCGACGACAATGCCTACAAATACGTGATTGGCAAGATGGATACCGCCCAGGCGCGCGGCTGGCTTACACCCAAAGGCGTAGAGGTGCTGCAACGTATAAAACTGGCTGCTGCCGATGCATGGCATCGCGATGGCGACCTGACTAAGCTGGGTGCCCGACAGCATCAGGGCATAGCCCACCGACTGGCTACCAACTACCCACAGCTACTGATGCAGCCCGTTGAGGTAAAAGCCAACTCATCAACCGTTCGTCGCTGCATGCTCTCGATGGCCAACTTCTGTCAGGAACTGAAGAGCATGAATCCAAAGCTCAGCATCACAATGGATGCCAGCGAACACGATATGTACTACCTGATACCCAACGACAGTATTTTCATCCCCAAGAAAGGTATCGACGGACATCTGTACGACAAGCTGGACAAGTTCCGCCACGAAAAGCTGAACGGACGCTACCAGATGCAGATGCTGTTTAAGGATTCCAAACAACTGGAAGGATTTGTGGATGGCTACAAGCTGGCCGATGGCTTGTGGAACATCGCCTCGAACATGCATTGTCTGCCCGAGTTGAATCTGTCGTTCAACGACCTGTTTACCACCGACGAACTTATCGACGGCTTTTATGTTTACAATGCCAGCTGGTGCCTGTGGGAGGGATTGATGCCTGGTTCGCGCCCCAACTACTACGCCATCTATCCGCTGCTGAAGAACTTCCTCGACGAGGCCGACCTCATGATAGCTTCGGGTAAGAAACAGGTGCGCCTGCGCTTCGGTCACGACAGCGTGCTGCTACCTTTCTCATATATATTAGGTATGAAAGAGGCTCTGGGTGGCACGCAGGATATGGAGAATCTGCATAACACATTTGCCCTGTTCCGACTCATCCCCATGGCAGGTAACGTGCAGCTTATCTTCTTCCGCAAGCAGGGCTCGGATGATATCCTGGTTAAATTCCTGATGAACGAGAACGAGACATCCATCCCCATCCAGACCGACTGCTACCCCTTCTACCATTGGAAGGATGTTTCGGCCTATTATCGTAACATTTTGAAACAAGCAAACGTAACCTATAAAGATGAAAATAGCGATTGA
- a CDS encoding nitrilase-related carbon-nitrogen hydrolase — protein sequence MKIAIVQHDIPSSNFFNNMDRLDPLLNQQPGADMYVLPETFATGFMAEGYVGGVGAPAHFMLQWMAYQAMLHNAAIVGSVAKKDTEGLLRNRLIFMHPDGKYDYYDKRHLFTYAGETKDYVPGDRRVVVEWGGVRFLLQVCYDLRFPVFSRSRGDYDAIIYVANWPEQRQDAWQTLLKARAIENQCYVIGVNRVGSDAACKYIGGSVVIDAYGRTIAQCADGEEGIATVELDMEQLQRFRKKFPVLDDADEFNVL from the coding sequence ATGAAGATAGCGATTGTACAACACGATATACCCAGTAGCAATTTTTTTAATAATATGGACCGTTTGGATCCGTTGTTAAATCAGCAGCCGGGTGCCGATATGTATGTGTTGCCAGAAACCTTTGCCACAGGTTTTATGGCCGAGGGCTATGTAGGTGGGGTGGGTGCTCCGGCTCACTTTATGTTGCAGTGGATGGCGTACCAGGCCATGCTGCATAATGCCGCCATAGTAGGTAGTGTGGCAAAAAAAGATACAGAGGGATTGCTGCGTAATCGCTTGATTTTTATGCATCCTGATGGCAAGTACGACTATTACGATAAGCGCCATTTGTTTACGTATGCTGGCGAAACAAAGGATTATGTGCCAGGCGATCGCCGTGTGGTAGTAGAGTGGGGTGGTGTGCGTTTCCTGCTGCAGGTGTGCTACGATTTGCGATTCCCGGTGTTTTCGCGTTCGCGTGGCGATTACGACGCCATCATCTATGTAGCCAACTGGCCCGAACAGCGTCAGGATGCCTGGCAAACGCTGCTGAAGGCACGTGCCATCGAGAATCAGTGCTATGTGATAGGCGTAAACCGTGTGGGTAGCGATGCTGCTTGTAAGTATATTGGTGGTTCGGTGGTGATTGATGCCTATGGCCGCACCATCGCCCAGTGTGCCGATGGTGAGGAGGGTATTGCTACCGTTGAACTCGACATGGAACAGCTGCAGCGTTTCCGTAAGAAGTTCCCTGTGCTGGACGATGCCGACGAGTTTAATGTTCTCTGA